The Nocardioides salarius genome includes a region encoding these proteins:
- a CDS encoding DNA-directed RNA polymerase subunit beta': MLDVNFFDQLQIGLATADDIRTWSHGEVKKPETINYRTLKPERDGLFCEKIFGPTRDWECYCGKYKRVRFKGIICERCGVEVTRSKVRRERMGHIELAAPVTHIWYFKGVPSRLGYLLDLAPKDLEKVIYFAAYMITSVDEDARHRDLSSLEGKVGLERERLEKRRDQSLEDRTRKLEEDLAALEAEGAKADARRKVRDGAEREMKQLRDRAQREIDRLDEVWNTFKSLKVQDLMGDEMLYREMKAWFGKYFEGHMGAAAIQKRLQDFDIPAEVESLRDTIANGKGQKKVRALKRLKVVDAFRKTGNEPRGMVLDAVPVIPPDLRPMVQLDGGRFATSDLNDLYRRVINRNNRLKRLLDLGAPEIIVNNEKRMLQEAVDSLFDNGRRGRPVTGPGNRPLKSLSDMLKGKQGRFRQNLLGKRVDYSGRSVIVSGPQLKLHQCGLPKQMALELFKPFVMKRLVDLSHAQNIKSAKRMVERARPVVWDVLEEVITEHPVLLNRAPTLHRLGIQAFEPQLIEGKAIQIHPLVCGAFNADFDGDQMAVHLPLSAEAQAEARILMLSTNNILKPSDGRPVTMPSQDMIIGLFWLTTDREGEPGEGRAFSSPAEAIMAFDRQEITLQSKVKIRLDDVVPMVDPDLAEQPVPAATTTTVETTLGRALFNETLPADYPFVNYEVGKKQLGAIVNDLAERYTKVEVAASLDALKDAGFRWATFSGVTVSIDDVTTPADKLEILAPYEKQAAKVQKDFERGLMTDDERRQELVEIWTDASRKVGDAMEEAFDHANPIHMMVASGASGNMNQIRQVGAMRGLVANPKGEIIPRPIKANFREGLSVLEYFISTHGARKGLADTALRTADSGYLTRRLVDVSQDVIIREDDCGTERGLPKRIGERREDGSVVKAENAETAAYARAAATEVTHPESGETLAVAGEDLGDVKIDELVAAGIEEVKVRSVLTCDAKTGTCAKCYGRSLATGKLVDIGEAVGIIAAQSIGEPGTQLTMRTFHTGGVASADDITQGLPRVVELFEARSPKGRTPIVEAAGRIEIEDTDKARKVLVTPDDGSEVQEYPVSKRSRLNVEDGQHVEVGHHLTSGTPDPQDVLRILGVRRAQEHLVDEVQQVYRSQGVSIHDKHIEIIVRQMLRRVTVIESGDTNLLPSDLVDRVIFETENRRVVSEGGKPASGRPVLMGITKASLATESWLSAASFQETTRVLTDAAIHGRSDSLRGLKENVIIGKLIPAGTGLERYRSIRVEPTEEARAAAYSVTGYDSYDYEFGGNAGGQAVALDDFDFGSYQS, encoded by the coding sequence GTGCTCGACGTTAACTTCTTCGACCAGCTTCAGATCGGCCTGGCCACCGCGGACGACATCCGCACCTGGAGCCACGGCGAGGTCAAGAAGCCGGAAACCATCAACTACCGCACGCTCAAGCCCGAGCGCGACGGTCTCTTCTGCGAGAAGATCTTCGGTCCCACCCGGGACTGGGAGTGCTACTGCGGCAAGTACAAGCGCGTGCGCTTCAAGGGCATCATCTGCGAGCGCTGCGGCGTCGAGGTGACCCGTTCCAAGGTGCGTCGCGAGCGGATGGGCCACATCGAGCTCGCCGCCCCGGTCACGCACATCTGGTACTTCAAGGGCGTGCCCAGCCGGCTGGGCTACCTCCTCGACCTGGCCCCGAAGGACCTCGAGAAGGTCATCTACTTCGCGGCCTACATGATCACCTCCGTCGACGAGGACGCCCGCCACCGCGACCTGTCCTCGCTGGAGGGCAAGGTCGGCCTGGAGCGCGAGCGTCTCGAGAAGCGTCGCGACCAGTCGCTGGAGGACCGCACCCGCAAGCTGGAGGAGGACCTCGCGGCCCTCGAGGCCGAGGGTGCCAAGGCCGACGCGCGCCGCAAGGTGCGCGACGGTGCGGAGCGCGAGATGAAGCAGCTGCGCGACCGTGCGCAGCGCGAGATCGACCGCCTCGACGAGGTGTGGAACACCTTCAAGTCCCTCAAGGTCCAGGACCTGATGGGCGACGAGATGCTCTACCGCGAGATGAAGGCCTGGTTCGGCAAGTACTTCGAGGGCCACATGGGCGCCGCGGCGATCCAGAAGCGCCTCCAGGACTTCGACATCCCGGCCGAGGTGGAGTCGCTGCGCGACACCATCGCCAACGGCAAGGGCCAGAAGAAGGTCCGCGCCCTCAAGCGCCTCAAGGTCGTCGACGCCTTCCGCAAGACCGGCAACGAGCCGCGGGGCATGGTCCTCGACGCCGTCCCGGTCATCCCGCCGGACCTGCGTCCGATGGTCCAGCTCGACGGTGGCCGCTTCGCGACCTCCGACCTCAACGACCTGTACCGCCGGGTGATCAACCGCAACAACCGGCTCAAGCGCCTGCTCGACCTGGGCGCGCCCGAGATCATCGTCAACAACGAGAAGCGGATGCTCCAGGAGGCCGTCGACTCGCTGTTCGACAACGGTCGTCGTGGTCGTCCGGTCACCGGGCCGGGCAACCGTCCGCTGAAGTCGCTGTCCGACATGCTCAAGGGCAAGCAGGGTCGCTTCCGCCAGAACCTGCTGGGCAAGCGCGTGGACTACTCGGGCCGTTCGGTCATCGTGTCGGGTCCGCAGCTCAAGCTGCACCAGTGCGGTCTGCCCAAGCAGATGGCGCTCGAGCTCTTCAAGCCCTTCGTGATGAAGCGCCTGGTCGACCTCTCGCACGCGCAGAACATCAAGTCCGCCAAGCGGATGGTCGAGCGCGCGCGCCCGGTCGTGTGGGACGTGCTCGAGGAGGTCATCACCGAGCACCCGGTGCTGCTGAACCGTGCACCCACCCTGCACCGCCTGGGCATCCAGGCCTTCGAGCCGCAGCTGATCGAGGGCAAGGCCATCCAGATCCACCCGCTGGTGTGCGGCGCGTTCAACGCCGACTTCGACGGTGACCAGATGGCGGTGCACCTGCCGCTGTCGGCCGAGGCCCAGGCCGAGGCGCGAATTCTGATGCTGTCGACGAACAACATCCTCAAGCCCTCGGACGGCCGTCCGGTGACCATGCCCTCGCAGGACATGATCATCGGCCTGTTCTGGCTGACCACCGACCGCGAGGGCGAGCCCGGCGAGGGCCGCGCGTTCTCCAGCCCGGCCGAGGCGATCATGGCCTTCGACCGCCAGGAGATCACCCTGCAGTCGAAGGTGAAGATCCGCCTCGACGACGTGGTGCCGATGGTGGACCCCGACCTCGCGGAGCAGCCGGTCCCGGCTGCGACCACGACCACGGTCGAGACCACCCTGGGTCGCGCGCTGTTCAACGAGACGCTCCCGGCCGACTACCCGTTCGTGAACTACGAGGTCGGCAAGAAGCAGCTCGGCGCGATCGTCAACGACCTCGCGGAGCGCTACACCAAGGTCGAGGTCGCCGCCTCGCTCGACGCGCTGAAGGACGCCGGCTTCCGCTGGGCGACCTTCTCGGGCGTCACCGTGTCGATCGACGACGTCACGACCCCGGCCGACAAGCTGGAGATCCTGGCGCCGTACGAGAAGCAGGCCGCCAAGGTCCAGAAGGACTTCGAGCGCGGTCTGATGACCGACGACGAGCGTCGCCAGGAGCTCGTGGAGATCTGGACCGACGCCAGCCGCAAGGTCGGCGACGCGATGGAGGAGGCGTTCGACCACGCCAACCCCATCCACATGATGGTCGCCTCGGGCGCGTCCGGAAACATGAACCAGATCCGTCAGGTCGGCGCCATGCGAGGCCTGGTGGCCAACCCGAAGGGCGAGATCATCCCGCGCCCGATCAAGGCGAACTTCCGTGAGGGCCTCTCGGTCCTGGAGTACTTCATCTCCACCCACGGTGCTCGCAAGGGTCTGGCCGACACCGCGCTGCGCACCGCCGACTCGGGCTACCTGACCCGTCGTCTGGTGGACGTCTCGCAGGACGTCATCATCCGTGAGGACGACTGCGGCACCGAGCGTGGCCTGCCCAAGCGGATCGGTGAGCGTCGTGAGGACGGCAGCGTGGTCAAGGCGGAGAACGCCGAGACCGCGGCGTACGCCCGTGCGGCGGCCACCGAGGTCACCCACCCGGAGAGCGGCGAGACCCTCGCCGTCGCCGGTGAGGACCTCGGCGACGTCAAGATCGACGAGCTCGTGGCCGCCGGCATCGAGGAGGTCAAGGTCCGCTCCGTGCTGACCTGTGACGCCAAGACCGGCACCTGCGCCAAGTGCTACGGCCGCTCGCTGGCCACCGGCAAGCTGGTCGACATCGGTGAGGCGGTCGGCATCATCGCCGCCCAGTCCATCGGTGAGCCCGGCACGCAGCTGACGATGCGTACCTTCCACACCGGTGGTGTGGCCTCCGCCGACGACATCACGCAGGGTCTGCCCCGCGTGGTCGAGCTCTTCGAGGCCCGCTCGCCCAAGGGACGCACGCCGATCGTCGAGGCGGCCGGCCGGATCGAGATCGAGGACACCGACAAGGCCCGCAAGGTCCTGGTCACCCCCGACGACGGCTCCGAGGTCCAGGAGTACCCCGTCTCGAAGCGCTCGCGCCTCAACGTCGAGGACGGCCAGCACGTCGAGGTCGGCCACCACCTGACCTCGGGCACGCCCGACCCGCAGGACGTCCTGCGGATCCTCGGTGTGCGCCGGGCCCAGGAGCACCTCGTCGACGAGGTCCAGCAGGTCTACCGCTCGCAGGGCGTGTCGATCCACGACAAGCACATCGAGATCATCGTGCGCCAGATGCTGCGTCGGGTCACCGTCATCGAGTCGGGCGACACCAACCTGCTGCCCTCCGACCTCGTGGACCGCGTGATCTTCGAGACCGAGAACCGGCGCGTGGTCTCCGAGGGCGGCAAGCCGGCCTCGGGACGTCCGGTGCTCATGGGCATCACCAAGGCCTCGCTGGCGACCGAGTCGTGGCTCTCGGCGGCCTCCTTCCAGGAGACCACCCGGGTGCTCACCGACGCGGCGATCCACGGGCGCAGCGACTCGCTGCGCGGCCTGAAGGAGAACGTGATCATCGGCAAGCTGATCCCGGCGGGTACCGGCCTCGAGCGGTACCGCAGCATCCGGGTGGAGCCGACCGAGGAGGCCCGCGCAGCGGCGTACTCCGTGACCGGTTACGACTCCTACGACTACGAGTTCGGCGGCAACGCCGGCGGCCAGGCCGTGGCCCTGGACGACTTCGACTTCGGGTCGTACCAGAGCTGA
- a CDS encoding geranylgeranyl reductase family protein has translation MSLPTQTDVLVVGAGPAGSAAAAWAARAGLDVLLLDAALFPRDKTCGDGLTPRAVHELSLLGLEDWLRTHTVNQGLRAHGFGQTLLLPWPGGTLPSWGSAVPRTELDDHLRTTAIKAGAQALDGVRAVDVVREGDRVRAVVVERRGPGGRDDVERFEIGCRRLVVADGVRSPLGKELGREWHRDTVYGVAGRSYVASTQSDDPWISSHLELRGEDGAILSGYGWIFPLGDGEVNLGVGTLATAKRPASIAVKPLMQFYADERREAFGLSGELRAPTSALLPMGGAVSGVAGPNWALIGDAAGCVNPLNGEGIDYGLETGRMVAELMADLAPDRDRLGTEWPALLSAHYGEAFSVARRLAGLVTVPRLLPALGPAGMRSDWLMTLALRWMGNLVTDEDRDRAARVWRWAGRRSLALDARPPFS, from the coding sequence GTGAGCCTCCCGACCCAGACCGACGTCCTCGTCGTCGGAGCCGGACCGGCCGGGTCGGCGGCCGCCGCCTGGGCCGCGCGCGCCGGCCTCGACGTGCTGCTGCTCGACGCGGCGCTCTTCCCGCGCGACAAGACCTGCGGTGACGGGCTGACCCCGCGCGCGGTGCACGAGCTGTCGCTGCTGGGGCTCGAGGACTGGCTGCGCACGCACACCGTCAACCAGGGTCTGCGGGCCCACGGCTTCGGCCAGACGCTGCTGCTGCCCTGGCCCGGCGGCACCCTGCCCTCGTGGGGCAGCGCCGTGCCGCGCACCGAGCTCGACGACCACCTGCGCACCACCGCGATCAAGGCGGGCGCCCAGGCGCTCGACGGCGTGCGGGCCGTCGACGTCGTGCGCGAGGGCGACCGGGTGCGCGCCGTCGTGGTGGAGCGCCGCGGCCCCGGTGGACGTGACGACGTGGAGCGCTTCGAGATCGGCTGCCGCCGCCTGGTGGTGGCCGACGGGGTGCGCTCGCCGCTGGGCAAGGAGCTGGGCCGGGAGTGGCACCGCGACACGGTGTACGGCGTCGCCGGGCGCTCCTACGTCGCCTCCACCCAGTCCGACGACCCCTGGATCAGCTCCCACCTCGAGCTGCGCGGCGAGGACGGGGCGATCCTCTCCGGCTACGGCTGGATCTTCCCGCTCGGTGACGGCGAGGTGAACCTGGGCGTGGGCACCCTGGCCACCGCGAAGCGACCCGCCAGCATCGCGGTCAAGCCGCTGATGCAGTTCTACGCCGACGAGCGACGCGAGGCCTTCGGGCTCTCGGGCGAGCTGCGCGCCCCGACCTCCGCCCTGCTGCCGATGGGCGGCGCGGTCTCGGGCGTGGCCGGGCCCAACTGGGCGTTGATCGGCGACGCCGCCGGCTGCGTGAACCCGCTCAACGGCGAGGGCATCGACTACGGCCTCGAGACCGGCCGGATGGTCGCGGAGCTGATGGCCGACCTCGCTCCCGACCGCGACCGGCTGGGCACCGAGTGGCCGGCGCTGCTCTCGGCGCACTACGGCGAGGCGTTCTCGGTGGCCCGCCGGCTCGCGGGCCTGGTCACCGTGCCGCGGCTGCTGCCCGCGCTCGGCCCCGCAGGCATGCGCTCGGACTGGCTGATGACGTTGGCGCTGCGCTGGATGGGCAACCTGGTCACCGACGAGGACCGCGACCGGGCCGCGCGCGTGTGGCGCTGGGCCGGACGACGCTCGTTGGCCCTCGACGCCCGTCCTCCGTTCTCCTGA
- a CDS encoding lysophospholipid acyltransferase family protein, whose translation MALGRTTLVGPRRPSSVLLSGERTYGATVGLGRLALRALQVTSRWSGEEHLPERGPALLASNHVAYPDFLFVGQAGLARGRRLRFLARHDVWDPPVVGRAMTAMRHVPVDRRAPAGAYLAARSLLREGEAVCAFPEAGVSHSYTVRALMPGVAALARELALPVVPVAVWGTQRLWPLRREAHEPAPRPALARGRTVDVRFGPALHVAPDADLSTSTAALGARLTGLLEELQRLPEHRPRPGEQARWHPHHLGGTAPTRAQAHRLDEVPRTAVRPTWGPLG comes from the coding sequence GTGGCGCTGGGCCGGACGACGCTCGTTGGCCCTCGACGCCCGTCCTCCGTTCTCCTGAGCGGCGAGCGCACCTACGGCGCGACCGTCGGCCTGGGCCGGCTGGCGCTGCGCGCCCTGCAGGTGACCAGCCGGTGGTCGGGGGAGGAGCACCTGCCCGAGCGCGGACCGGCGCTGCTGGCCAGCAACCACGTCGCCTACCCCGACTTCCTCTTCGTCGGCCAGGCCGGCCTGGCGCGGGGCCGGCGTCTGCGCTTCCTGGCCCGCCACGACGTCTGGGACCCGCCCGTCGTGGGACGCGCGATGACCGCGATGCGCCACGTCCCCGTCGACCGCCGCGCGCCCGCGGGCGCCTACCTGGCCGCCCGGTCCCTGCTGCGGGAGGGCGAAGCCGTGTGCGCCTTCCCCGAGGCCGGCGTCTCGCACTCCTACACGGTGCGGGCGCTGATGCCCGGCGTGGCGGCGCTGGCCCGCGAGCTCGCCCTCCCGGTGGTGCCGGTGGCGGTGTGGGGCACCCAGCGGCTCTGGCCGCTGCGCCGCGAGGCCCACGAGCCGGCTCCGCGCCCGGCCCTGGCCCGGGGCCGCACGGTCGACGTCCGCTTCGGGCCCGCGCTGCACGTGGCGCCCGACGCCGACCTGTCGACGAGCACCGCCGCGCTCGGCGCGCGCCTGACGGGGCTGCTCGAGGAGCTGCAGCGCCTGCCCGAGCACCGGCCCCGACCGGGCGAGCAGGCCCGCTGGCACCCGCACCACCTGGGTGGGACGGCGCCGACGCGGGCGCAGGCGCACCGGCTCGACGAGGTGCCGCGCACCGCCGTGCGCCCGACCTGGGGACCGCTGGGCTAG
- a CDS encoding PstS family phosphate ABC transporter substrate-binding protein, translated as MTVRHRARAVVPLLALSVLAAGCSQEPGQDATDLVADAQARDYRDGQAEAQRVRQANRALPSPSAGVVEIDGINGALTSEEVAAFSRSGTSTQVQVASRGEDAAFASLCAGEIDVVDSTRAIAPAELEACRSVGLDVVQLQVASDAVVVAIKNETDVGGDCLSTQQVREVYRAGSPVTSWAQLGGGYDDVPLAVAGPNRENNAFQFFGRTVLDAPDPSLINLRSDYRTFDTDQGSRLFVVGRERDEDLALKLRDRARERDLAKSRVEEQRQVVDDARAEVEVAVAEVEKGVRDQRPADQQAADRERVVRAEQALARAQAELSVLTREKDAVVTRYDAAADARARVQRTRGHVGYFLFSYYELFEDQLRPFEVTDPDGERNCIFPSQRTITSGEYPLSRRLLLTTTTRSMERSEVADFLLHYLDRASEAAVDAQLVALSQAEIERQKDWVSGREAPDLVTADETPATEEPAAPTRPAEPAR; from the coding sequence ATGACCGTCCGCCACCGTGCCCGGGCCGTGGTCCCGCTGCTGGCGCTGAGCGTCCTGGCCGCGGGGTGCTCGCAGGAGCCGGGCCAGGACGCCACCGACCTGGTGGCCGACGCCCAGGCGCGCGACTACCGCGACGGGCAGGCCGAGGCGCAGCGGGTGCGCCAGGCCAACCGGGCCCTGCCGTCGCCGAGCGCCGGCGTCGTCGAGATCGACGGCATCAACGGCGCCCTGACCAGCGAGGAGGTCGCGGCCTTCTCCCGCAGCGGCACCTCGACGCAGGTGCAGGTGGCCAGCCGGGGCGAGGACGCGGCCTTCGCGTCGCTGTGTGCCGGCGAGATCGACGTCGTCGACTCCACCCGGGCCATCGCGCCGGCCGAGCTCGAGGCCTGCCGCTCGGTCGGGCTCGACGTCGTGCAGCTCCAGGTCGCCTCCGACGCCGTCGTGGTGGCCATCAAGAACGAGACCGACGTCGGCGGCGACTGCCTGAGCACCCAGCAGGTCCGCGAGGTCTACCGGGCCGGCTCCCCCGTGACCTCGTGGGCCCAGCTCGGCGGCGGCTACGACGACGTCCCGCTGGCGGTCGCCGGGCCCAACCGCGAGAACAACGCGTTCCAGTTCTTCGGGCGCACGGTGCTCGACGCCCCGGACCCGTCGTTGATCAACCTGCGCTCCGACTACCGCACCTTCGACACCGACCAGGGCTCCCGGCTCTTCGTCGTCGGCCGGGAGCGTGACGAGGACCTGGCGCTGAAGCTGCGCGACCGGGCCCGGGAGCGCGACCTGGCCAAGAGCCGCGTCGAGGAGCAGCGGCAGGTCGTCGACGACGCCCGGGCCGAGGTCGAGGTCGCTGTCGCCGAGGTCGAGAAGGGGGTGCGCGACCAGCGCCCCGCCGACCAGCAGGCCGCCGACCGCGAGCGCGTGGTGCGCGCCGAGCAGGCGCTGGCCCGTGCCCAGGCCGAGCTGTCCGTGCTGACGCGCGAGAAGGACGCCGTGGTGACGCGCTACGACGCGGCGGCCGACGCCCGGGCGCGGGTGCAGCGCACCCGGGGCCACGTGGGCTACTTCCTCTTCAGCTACTACGAGCTCTTCGAGGACCAGCTGCGCCCGTTCGAGGTCACCGACCCTGACGGGGAGCGCAACTGCATCTTCCCCTCGCAGCGCACCATCACCAGTGGCGAGTACCCGCTGTCCCGACGCCTGCTGCTGACCACGACGACCCGGTCGATGGAGCGCTCGGAGGTGGCCGACTTCCTGCTGCACTACCTCGACCGGGCGAGCGAGGCCGCCGTCGACGCCCAGCTGGTCGCCCTGTCCCAGGCCGAGATCGAGCGCCAGAAGGACTGGGTCAGCGGACGCGAGGCTCCCGACCTGGTGACCGCCGACGAGACCCCCGCGACCGAGGAGCCGGCAGCGCCGACCCGACCCGCGGAGCCGGCCCGGTGA